In Archangium violaceum, the following are encoded in one genomic region:
- a CDS encoding tetratricopeptide repeat protein produces the protein MNPSVGPLPFEASHPPTLLVLEAKTGQGRREHVDTWLRQARRRGARTWHLSCDFDEDGPWAGLRQLLGELLPELRRGAPELVSRHDYELLTVLPALRREMEVRHAFLTDSSMGDERVRNYPMDRAFHVIHGLVEMLADWNERSGAAPWVIACEAFDRASTLVQRFFLELIRRRGQRLQLTLLLTVEPGASQALADVLATGATPPQVVHLPLPDEQPSRLPPEEAHRRAEALSRQMGDDLIEQELHLPELIRLWEQAEQTDSLRRCRAIAFGLANHYGLYTDALRYGQKLLDELDVLEREDPETFWMAVGNLLNCYLASGKPTQALELASRMEAHLHDPAKLFRIHYVLAMLYGRFLPKADLDRAEAYLEQALTELEAAHLPAVQYHFHHVFNRNGLALIRHRQGQAWEAIALCQQGAARLEAHLAPHQHRLHRSVLQYNVAQVYAAIGEPEQAVAQYTAAIEMDPHYSEYHNERGRLLMRMGRLEEALADFRLAEELSPPYPEVRINLGQSLRLLGRMAEAFEAYSKALDLNPGWLLARIGRAQTAEELGRTDEAVADYTAALELEPAQPLVLANRATLHYEAGRPEAALTDLNAALALAPEVADLHLSRARVLSLLGHTAAAAEALRTYRRLSPEEEEEMELEAGAM, from the coding sequence ATGAACCCGTCCGTCGGCCCCCTTCCCTTCGAGGCGTCTCACCCCCCCACCCTGCTCGTCCTCGAGGCGAAGACCGGCCAGGGCCGCCGCGAGCACGTGGACACCTGGCTGCGACAGGCCCGGCGGCGAGGGGCTCGGACCTGGCACCTCTCCTGCGACTTCGACGAGGACGGCCCGTGGGCGGGACTGCGACAGCTGCTGGGCGAGCTGCTCCCCGAGTTGCGGCGCGGCGCGCCCGAGCTCGTCAGCCGGCACGACTACGAGCTGCTCACCGTGCTCCCGGCCCTGCGGCGCGAGATGGAGGTGCGCCATGCCTTCCTGACGGACTCCTCCATGGGAGACGAACGGGTGCGCAACTACCCCATGGATCGCGCCTTCCACGTCATCCACGGGCTCGTGGAGATGCTGGCGGACTGGAACGAGCGCTCGGGCGCCGCCCCCTGGGTCATCGCCTGTGAGGCGTTCGACCGGGCCAGCACGCTGGTGCAGCGCTTCTTCCTGGAGCTCATCCGCCGCCGTGGCCAGCGGCTCCAACTCACCCTGCTGCTCACCGTGGAGCCTGGAGCCAGCCAGGCGCTGGCCGATGTGCTCGCGACCGGAGCCACGCCCCCCCAGGTCGTGCACCTCCCGCTTCCGGACGAGCAGCCTTCCCGGTTGCCTCCAGAAGAGGCCCACCGCCGCGCCGAGGCGCTGTCACGACAGATGGGAGACGATCTCATCGAGCAGGAGCTGCACCTGCCGGAGCTGATCCGCCTCTGGGAGCAGGCGGAACAGACGGACAGCCTGCGCCGATGTCGCGCGATCGCCTTCGGGCTGGCCAACCACTACGGCCTGTACACGGACGCCCTGCGCTACGGCCAGAAGCTGCTCGACGAGCTCGACGTGCTCGAGCGGGAGGATCCCGAGACCTTCTGGATGGCCGTGGGCAACCTGCTGAACTGCTATCTCGCCTCCGGGAAGCCGACCCAGGCACTCGAGCTGGCATCGAGGATGGAGGCCCACCTCCACGACCCGGCGAAGCTGTTCCGCATCCACTACGTCCTGGCCATGCTGTACGGGCGCTTCCTGCCGAAGGCGGACCTGGACAGGGCCGAGGCCTACCTGGAGCAGGCGTTGACCGAGCTGGAGGCGGCCCACCTGCCCGCCGTGCAGTACCACTTCCACCACGTGTTCAACCGCAACGGGTTGGCGCTCATCCGCCACCGGCAGGGGCAGGCCTGGGAGGCCATCGCGCTGTGCCAGCAGGGAGCCGCCCGGCTCGAGGCGCACCTGGCGCCCCACCAGCACCGGCTGCACCGCTCGGTGCTCCAATACAACGTGGCGCAGGTCTACGCCGCCATCGGCGAGCCCGAGCAAGCGGTCGCGCAGTACACGGCGGCCATCGAGATGGACCCCCACTACTCCGAGTACCACAACGAGCGCGGCAGACTGCTGATGCGGATGGGCCGGCTGGAGGAGGCGCTCGCGGACTTCCGGCTCGCGGAGGAGCTGAGCCCGCCCTACCCCGAGGTGCGCATCAACCTGGGGCAGAGCCTGCGCCTGCTGGGACGCATGGCGGAGGCCTTCGAGGCGTACAGCAAGGCGCTCGACCTGAATCCGGGCTGGCTGCTGGCACGCATCGGCCGCGCACAGACGGCCGAGGAGCTCGGACGAACGGACGAGGCGGTGGCGGACTACACCGCGGCGCTGGAGCTCGAACCGGCCCAACCCCTGGTGCTCGCCAACCGGGCCACCCTGCACTACGAGGCAGGCCGGCCCGAGGCGGCCCTGACGGACCTGAACGCGGCGCTCGCGCTGGCGCCCGAGGTAGCGGACCTCCACCTCAGCCGAGCCCGCGTCCTGAGCCTGCTGGGCCACACCGCGGCGGCGGCGGAAGCGCTGCGGACGTACCGGCGCCTCTCCCCCGAGGAGGAGGAGGAAATGGAGCTCGAAGCCGGAGCGATGTGA
- a CDS encoding hemerythrin domain-containing protein translates to MDAIALLKADHKTVETLFRKFEQAGRNARKLKRKLVDQIVRELAVHAVIEEQVFYPAVRNKAEALEDEVLEALEEHHVAKWLLKELENLPPEAERFDAKVKVLMENIRTHVSEEEKHLFPQVRKAFSPSELKDMAEALMLAKRASPTRPHPRAPDTPPGNLVAGAVSSVLDMGKDAMRAMRRKAEDLSPLPSTNKRTRKARARKGASSSTRQAGNGHAQDLSPESSYLM, encoded by the coding sequence ATGGATGCCATCGCGCTCCTGAAGGCGGACCACAAGACGGTGGAGACGCTCTTCCGCAAGTTCGAGCAGGCCGGCCGCAACGCGAGGAAGCTCAAGCGCAAGCTGGTGGATCAGATCGTCCGCGAGCTCGCCGTGCACGCGGTCATCGAGGAGCAGGTCTTCTACCCGGCGGTGCGGAACAAGGCCGAGGCGCTGGAGGACGAGGTGCTCGAGGCGCTCGAGGAGCACCACGTGGCCAAGTGGCTGCTGAAGGAGCTGGAGAACCTGCCGCCGGAGGCCGAGCGCTTCGACGCCAAGGTGAAGGTGCTGATGGAGAACATCCGCACGCACGTCTCCGAGGAGGAGAAGCACCTGTTCCCGCAGGTGCGCAAGGCCTTCAGTCCGAGCGAGCTCAAGGACATGGCGGAGGCGCTGATGCTGGCGAAGAGGGCGTCTCCGACGAGGCCGCACCCGCGCGCGCCGGACACGCCGCCGGGCAACCTGGTGGCGGGCGCGGTGTCGTCCGTGCTCGACATGGGCAAGGACGCGATGCGGGCCATGCGCCGCAAGGCCGAGGACCTGTCGCCCCTGCCCTCCACGAACAAGCGCACCCGCAAGGCGCGCGCCCGCAAGGGCGCCTCGAGCAGCACGCGGCAGGCGGGCAACGGGCATGCGCAGGACCTGAGCCCCGAGTCCTCGTACCTGATGTGA
- a CDS encoding M48 family metalloprotease, which produces MRRVIPLLVTVLALQTARGNDLSRIYEPDTLEQARPDLERTTRKILDQGIWPVLEVEEKRQLGGKPPLAFPLYGEEEARMNPLSVYAHYGRREIVYPVLSLKFLEDLCTAYAWLQLNGYGVETVSEYTAILRYKEEPPGGFPPPLQALGIPADARADSRVDELARAHFVTARLFILLHEMNHLMQQRAHGLSAPSIEKEKKADRFAITVMQRADLPPIGVLVFFMVDAHWSSYPQNEKATHPLTGERVRALADAVEDPDLKKLFQDLGSLLDDRDIRTGFVSSGQTGDLAALAPRHPGELPRLQHSSTPSTHSVTFDGVYRGELTQSPDPAPVPMEMVLERTGSEVRGRYNFGLGIGTIEGTVDGDSLSFQWQWGINQGEGVLKSQGKDALTGTWGYQLNKTGAGTWTGHRVR; this is translated from the coding sequence ATGAGGCGTGTCATCCCTCTCCTCGTCACCGTGCTGGCGCTCCAGACGGCGAGAGGCAACGACCTGTCGCGCATCTACGAACCCGACACCCTGGAGCAGGCACGTCCCGACCTGGAACGCACCACCCGGAAGATCCTCGACCAGGGAATCTGGCCCGTCCTGGAGGTCGAGGAGAAACGCCAGCTCGGAGGCAAGCCCCCGTTGGCATTCCCGCTCTACGGAGAGGAAGAAGCACGGATGAATCCGCTGAGCGTCTACGCCCACTACGGGCGCCGGGAGATCGTCTATCCCGTGCTGTCGCTGAAATTCCTCGAGGATCTCTGCACCGCCTATGCATGGTTGCAGCTCAATGGCTATGGCGTGGAAACGGTCTCGGAGTACACCGCCATCCTCCGTTACAAAGAGGAACCGCCCGGCGGTTTCCCACCTCCCTTGCAGGCCCTCGGCATTCCAGCCGATGCACGGGCCGACTCCCGAGTGGATGAGCTCGCTCGCGCGCACTTCGTGACCGCCCGGCTCTTCATCCTCCTGCACGAGATGAATCACCTCATGCAGCAGCGCGCCCACGGACTGTCGGCTCCGTCCATCGAGAAGGAGAAGAAGGCGGACCGGTTCGCCATCACGGTCATGCAGCGTGCCGACCTGCCTCCCATTGGCGTCCTTGTGTTCTTCATGGTGGACGCCCACTGGTCGTCTTACCCCCAGAACGAGAAAGCGACCCATCCCCTGACGGGTGAGCGCGTCCGCGCCCTGGCCGACGCCGTGGAGGACCCCGATCTGAAGAAGCTCTTCCAGGATCTGGGGAGCCTCCTGGACGATCGAGACATCCGCACCGGCTTCGTCAGCTCGGGCCAGACGGGAGACCTCGCGGCACTGGCGCCCCGGCACCCCGGAGAGCTGCCCCGCCTCCAACACTCTTCAACCCCCTCCACCCACTCTGTCACCTTCGATGGCGTCTACCGCGGAGAGCTCACCCAGAGCCCCGACCCAGCCCCCGTTCCCATGGAGATGGTCCTGGAGCGCACGGGCTCGGAGGTCCGGGGCCGCTACAACTTCGGACTGGGAATCGGAACCATCGAAGGCACGGTCGATGGAGACAGCCTGAGCTTCCAATGGCAGTGGGGCATCAACCAGGGAGAGGGCGTCCTGAAGAGCCAGGGGAAGGACGCACTCACTGGCACCTGGGGATACCAATTGAACAAGACCGGTGCTGGCACCTGGACCGGACATCGGGTCCGGTGA
- a CDS encoding O-methyltransferase: MSTWYPPGLSGLLQELETFGEHNDATVQDRASRMLNITPDTGVFLSVLVRSMAARRVLEIGTSNGYSTVWLASAAAAVGGRVTTLDVDARKTQLAAHNLERAGLSGVVELRTEDAGALLARGNSEHWDLIFLDADRKPYATWWPDLWRGLRPNGLLVVDNALSHAAEMEPLIERIRQEPRATHVLAPVGKGELMVLKSSPEGTH, encoded by the coding sequence ATGTCGACCTGGTATCCCCCTGGCCTGAGTGGCCTGCTGCAAGAGCTCGAAACATTCGGGGAGCACAACGACGCGACCGTCCAGGACCGGGCGTCGAGGATGCTCAACATCACGCCGGATACGGGCGTGTTCCTCTCGGTCCTCGTGCGCTCGATGGCCGCCCGGCGCGTGTTGGAGATCGGCACCTCGAACGGCTACTCCACCGTGTGGCTCGCGTCGGCGGCCGCGGCGGTGGGTGGTCGCGTCACGACCCTCGACGTGGACGCCCGGAAGACCCAGCTCGCCGCACACAACCTCGAGCGAGCGGGTCTGAGTGGCGTGGTGGAGCTGCGCACGGAGGATGCCGGTGCCCTACTGGCCCGAGGGAACTCCGAGCACTGGGATCTCATCTTCCTCGATGCCGACCGCAAGCCGTACGCGACGTGGTGGCCCGACCTGTGGCGCGGGCTCCGGCCCAACGGCCTGCTCGTCGTGGACAACGCCCTCAGTCACGCGGCCGAGATGGAGCCGCTGATCGAGCGCATCCGCCAGGAGCCTCGCGCGACGCACGTGCTCGCCCCCGTGGGCAAGGGCGAGCTCATGGTCCTCAAGAGCTCACCCGAGGGCACTCACTGA
- a CDS encoding HutD/Ves family protein, which yields MRRLGPADYRDMPWKNGGGVTRELLKLPHPSDPARFLARLSIASVAAPGPFSVFPGVDRVLMILEGAGVALSFGSGPEVVLDRRWRPLAFPGEAEVQCRLLGGPVRDFNLMVDRASAEATLAVVHLGPGETRTLASASTVFLHVLEGQASVQGTPLAVEETLWMEAPATLAVRSDAGVVVVAIHLNRRT from the coding sequence ATGAGACGACTCGGACCTGCCGACTACCGCGACATGCCCTGGAAGAACGGGGGCGGCGTCACCCGCGAGTTGCTGAAGCTGCCACATCCGTCCGACCCGGCCCGCTTCCTGGCGCGCCTGTCGATCGCCTCGGTCGCGGCACCTGGACCCTTCTCCGTGTTTCCGGGTGTCGACCGCGTCCTGATGATCCTGGAAGGAGCGGGCGTGGCGCTGTCCTTCGGAAGTGGGCCGGAGGTGGTGCTCGACCGGCGCTGGCGACCGCTCGCGTTTCCAGGCGAGGCGGAGGTCCAATGCCGGTTGCTCGGGGGTCCGGTGAGGGACTTCAACCTCATGGTCGACCGGGCCTCGGCCGAAGCCACGCTCGCGGTGGTGCACCTGGGTCCGGGCGAGACACGGACCCTCGCGAGCGCCAGCACCGTGTTCCTCCATGTCCTGGAAGGACAGGCGTCCGTGCAAGGGACACCGCTGGCCGTGGAAGAGACGCTCTGGATGGAGGCTCCCGCGACGCTGGCCGTACGGAGCGACGCGGGGGTGGTCGTGGTCGCCATCCACCTGAACCGCCGGACGTAG
- a CDS encoding ATP-grasp domain-containing protein: MSANWNSFDVALVTSSAFPECLPDEKLLTDALAARGVKAGPVIWDDPTVDWSRFRLALIRTAWDSDARRDEFVLWADRAGARCPLWNPPEVLRWNTHKGYLRELEARGVPIVPTAWMERGTKPDVGALLAERGWTDAVVKPAVSAGARDTLRVRGPGDLPAARALVERVLPHKDMMVQPYLASVESYGERSILFLGGEHTHAIKRPPALSGDPGYDATAAEPAPSAEDERAFARQVLAATGFELLYARVDVARDERGGLRLMELEVTEPNLFLRQGGPRAVEHLANAIVHKARGR, encoded by the coding sequence ATGTCCGCGAACTGGAACTCCTTCGACGTCGCCCTCGTCACCTCATCTGCCTTCCCCGAGTGTCTGCCCGACGAGAAGCTCCTCACCGACGCGCTCGCCGCACGGGGAGTGAAGGCCGGGCCGGTCATCTGGGACGATCCAACGGTGGACTGGAGCCGATTCCGGCTCGCGCTCATCCGCACCGCCTGGGACTCGGACGCGCGCCGTGACGAGTTCGTGCTCTGGGCCGACCGCGCCGGCGCCCGCTGCCCGCTGTGGAATCCGCCCGAGGTGCTCCGCTGGAACACGCACAAGGGCTACCTGAGGGAGCTCGAGGCGCGCGGCGTGCCCATCGTGCCCACCGCCTGGATGGAGCGCGGCACGAAGCCGGACGTGGGCGCGCTGCTCGCGGAGCGCGGCTGGACCGACGCCGTGGTGAAGCCAGCCGTGTCCGCGGGCGCTCGAGACACACTGCGGGTGCGCGGGCCCGGAGACCTCCCCGCCGCACGAGCACTCGTGGAGCGAGTCCTCCCGCACAAGGACATGATGGTGCAGCCGTACCTGGCCTCGGTGGAGAGCTACGGGGAGCGCTCCATCCTCTTCCTGGGTGGCGAGCACACGCACGCCATCAAGCGGCCTCCGGCCCTGTCCGGCGATCCCGGGTACGACGCCACCGCCGCCGAGCCCGCGCCTTCGGCCGAGGACGAGCGCGCCTTCGCCCGTCAGGTGCTCGCCGCCACCGGCTTCGAGCTGCTCTACGCCCGGGTGGACGTGGCGAGGGACGAGCGGGGCGGGCTGCGCTTGATGGAGCTGGAGGTGACCGAACCCAACCTCTTCCTCCGTCAGGGAGGACCACGCGCGGTGGAGCACCTGGCGAACGCCATCGTCCACAAGGCGCGCGGGCGCTAG
- a CDS encoding MFS transporter — translation MIESEAALPAATQERWSWPPLFGLLEIQFGAAVGFLQTAVPYWLARDGMPLAEIGLLSGTAFSPHAWKLLWVPLIDLGPWRRVWYGVSTLLTALLLLACALLPEPAKHLGLYTLLLTGLQAAATTAHAALNGLMAITTRIEDKGRAGGWQMAGNVGSTSLLGALAIWLASAFSRQVTGVVLALLVLASGAGIFWVTEREDAARAERASVLRAAWERAKGIVVDLFRTAFSRDGLIMLVLCLMPVSCGALTNLFSAMAGDYQVSEHVVELVNGLGMGVTGALGSLLGGWLSDRMNRKLNYALMGGVTGLCALAMSAAPMTQTTYIWGTLAYSFANGASFAAFAGMVLEMVNEGAAVTTKYTLFVAASNLAISYVTALDGNASRFQGIGTRASIAFDGLITFAGITVVVAIFLMFLRKKPRPALA, via the coding sequence TTGATCGAGTCCGAGGCGGCCCTTCCCGCCGCCACCCAAGAGCGTTGGTCCTGGCCTCCCCTGTTCGGCCTCCTCGAAATCCAATTCGGCGCCGCCGTCGGCTTCCTGCAGACGGCCGTGCCCTACTGGTTGGCCAGGGACGGCATGCCGCTGGCCGAGATTGGCCTGCTGTCCGGCACCGCCTTCTCGCCCCACGCCTGGAAGCTGCTCTGGGTGCCGCTCATCGACCTCGGTCCGTGGCGGCGGGTCTGGTACGGCGTCTCCACGCTGCTCACCGCACTATTGCTCCTGGCGTGCGCGCTCCTGCCCGAGCCGGCGAAGCACCTCGGGCTCTATACGCTGTTGCTCACGGGCCTGCAGGCGGCCGCGACGACGGCGCACGCGGCGCTCAATGGACTGATGGCCATCACCACGCGCATCGAGGACAAGGGCCGCGCCGGTGGGTGGCAGATGGCTGGCAACGTGGGCTCGACGAGCCTGCTCGGCGCCCTCGCCATCTGGCTGGCCAGCGCCTTCTCCCGGCAGGTCACCGGGGTGGTGCTGGCGCTCCTCGTGCTCGCGAGCGGCGCCGGCATCTTCTGGGTCACCGAGCGCGAGGACGCCGCCAGGGCCGAGCGCGCCTCCGTGCTGCGCGCCGCCTGGGAGCGGGCGAAGGGCATCGTGGTCGACCTCTTCCGCACCGCCTTCAGCCGCGACGGCCTCATCATGCTGGTGCTGTGCCTCATGCCGGTGAGTTGCGGGGCGCTCACCAACCTCTTCAGCGCGATGGCGGGCGACTATCAGGTGTCCGAGCACGTGGTGGAGCTGGTGAACGGACTGGGCATGGGCGTCACCGGAGCCCTCGGCTCGCTGCTCGGCGGCTGGCTGTCGGACCGAATGAACCGCAAGCTCAACTACGCGCTCATGGGCGGAGTCACCGGGCTGTGCGCGCTCGCCATGTCGGCCGCGCCGATGACGCAGACGACGTACATCTGGGGCACGCTCGCCTACAGCTTCGCCAACGGAGCCTCCTTCGCGGCCTTCGCAGGCATGGTGCTGGAGATGGTGAACGAGGGCGCGGCGGTGACCACCAAGTACACGCTCTTCGTCGCGGCCTCGAACCTGGCCATCAGCTACGTCACCGCCCTGGACGGCAACGCGTCGCGCTTCCAGGGGATCGGCACACGCGCGAGCATCGCGTTCGACGGCCTCATCACCTTCGCCGGCATCACGGTGGTGGTGGCCATCTTCCTGATGTTCCTGCGCAAGAAGCCGCGGCCCGCGCTCGCCTGA